From one Nonomuraea polychroma genomic stretch:
- a CDS encoding sulfurtransferase TusA family protein, with protein sequence MPDLVVDGGDKLCVQLLIELRGHVRRAGPGAVIHLIATDPAAPVDLPAWCHLTGHTYLGQVEGAERPTYALRVTGAAQETDDTRPWHAA encoded by the coding sequence ATGCCTGATCTCGTTGTGGACGGCGGCGACAAGCTGTGCGTTCAGCTGCTCATCGAGCTGCGCGGCCACGTCCGCCGGGCCGGTCCCGGCGCCGTCATCCATCTGATCGCCACCGACCCGGCCGCCCCCGTCGACCTGCCGGCCTGGTGCCACCTCACCGGGCACACCTACCTGGGGCAGGTGGAGGGCGCCGAACGCCCCACGTACGCGTTGCGCGTGACCGGGGCCGCCCAAGAAACGGACGACACGAGACCCTGGCACGCGGCTTAA
- a CDS encoding LacI family DNA-binding transcriptional regulator has product MKRPTIADIASRAGVSKVAVSYALNGQPGVSEATRARIIAIADEIGWRPNSAARALNGARANCVGLALCRPARILGVEPFFMELISGIEGVLADRSYALLLQVVTSHQQESEVYRRWWGESRIDGVFLVDLHYADGRVTELERLGMPVVVIGHPSESGSLSAIWSDDGQAVRETVGYLVALGHRRIARVAGLPELVHTAVRDQAFAEACHGAAEHVTVHTDYTGEEGARATRRLLSSPDRPTAIIYDNDIMAVAGMSVAQEMRVQVPGELSIVAWDDSPLAQVVRPPLTALTRDIPAYGAHAAQRLLALIAGESVPPYEDQAAVLTPRGSTGPASAPAKA; this is encoded by the coding sequence GTGAAGCGACCGACGATCGCCGACATCGCCAGCCGGGCGGGCGTCTCCAAGGTGGCGGTGTCCTACGCGCTCAACGGGCAACCGGGGGTGTCGGAGGCGACGCGGGCCAGGATCATCGCCATCGCCGACGAGATCGGCTGGCGGCCCAACAGCGCCGCGCGGGCGCTCAACGGCGCCCGGGCCAACTGCGTCGGCCTGGCGTTGTGCCGTCCCGCCAGGATCCTCGGCGTCGAGCCCTTCTTCATGGAGCTGATCAGCGGCATCGAGGGCGTGCTCGCCGACCGGTCGTACGCACTGCTGCTCCAGGTGGTGACCAGCCACCAGCAGGAGAGCGAGGTCTACCGGCGCTGGTGGGGTGAGAGCCGCATCGACGGCGTCTTCCTCGTCGACCTGCACTATGCGGACGGCCGCGTGACGGAGTTGGAGCGGCTCGGCATGCCGGTCGTCGTCATCGGCCACCCCTCCGAGTCCGGCTCGTTGTCGGCGATCTGGTCCGACGACGGCCAGGCCGTCCGCGAGACCGTCGGCTACCTCGTGGCGCTCGGCCACCGCCGCATCGCGCGGGTGGCGGGGCTGCCGGAGCTGGTCCACACCGCCGTACGCGATCAGGCGTTCGCCGAGGCGTGCCATGGAGCGGCCGAGCACGTCACCGTGCACACGGACTACACCGGCGAGGAAGGCGCCCGCGCCACCCGGCGGCTGCTCAGCTCACCGGACCGGCCCACGGCGATCATCTACGACAACGACATCATGGCCGTGGCCGGCATGTCCGTCGCCCAGGAGATGCGGGTGCAGGTGCCGGGCGAGCTCTCGATCGTGGCCTGGGACGACTCGCCCCTGGCTCAGGTCGTACGGCCGCCGCTGACGGCGCTCACCCGCGACATCCCGGCCTACGGGGCGCACGCGGCCCAACGGCTGCTGGCCTTGATCGCGGGCGAGAGCGTGCCCCCGTACGAGGACCAGGCGGCGGTGCTGACGCCGCGCGGCAGCACAGGTCCCGCGTCCGCCCCGGCGAAGGCATAA
- a CDS encoding CAP domain-containing protein gives MPLNREFATRVGLGAGAVVLTTVVGGLLAAVTQQSAADNMAYTATPTSTSAAGALGYPDDVEITPEPTATRTPTKKATPRPTATRKPVVPKKPTATPKPSKSTLSPSARSTAKPAPMTVGTTLENQVVQLANAQRAKAGCKPLKHDAKLREAAYGHSKDMVAKDYFDHTSPTGKDADARIEAAGFSPVSSWGENIAYGQRTAAAVMADWMSSPGHKRNILDCSYTHIGVGYVSSGSYWTQVFAAH, from the coding sequence GTGCCGCTCAACAGAGAGTTTGCAACCAGGGTGGGTCTCGGCGCCGGTGCGGTGGTTCTGACGACGGTCGTGGGAGGGCTGCTCGCGGCCGTTACCCAGCAGAGCGCCGCCGACAACATGGCCTATACCGCCACGCCCACCTCCACATCGGCCGCCGGGGCCCTCGGCTACCCCGACGACGTCGAGATCACCCCCGAACCCACCGCCACCCGGACCCCGACCAAGAAGGCCACCCCTCGGCCCACCGCCACCCGGAAGCCCGTAGTCCCCAAGAAGCCGACGGCAACCCCAAAGCCCTCGAAGAGCACCCTGTCCCCCTCCGCCCGCTCGACGGCGAAGCCGGCTCCCATGACCGTCGGCACGACACTCGAGAACCAGGTCGTGCAACTGGCGAACGCGCAGCGGGCCAAGGCCGGATGCAAGCCGCTCAAGCACGACGCCAAGCTCCGCGAGGCCGCCTACGGTCACTCCAAGGACATGGTCGCGAAGGACTATTTCGACCACACCTCACCCACCGGAAAGGACGCCGACGCCCGCATCGAGGCAGCCGGCTTCTCACCTGTCAGCTCGTGGGGCGAGAACATCGCGTACGGGCAGCGTACGGCGGCGGCCGTCATGGCGGACTGGATGAGCAGCCCGGGCCACAAACGCAACATCCTCGACTGCTCCTACACCCACATCGGCGTCGGTTACGTCTCCTCCGGTTCGTATTGGACCCAGGTCTTCGCCGCGCACTGA
- a CDS encoding sensor histidine kinase has product MSDLTLVDVARRRLQALPQLWVDGVLAGLITVIQLWPLLSAQSATGRPWHWWAYVVAVGASLPLAWRRRAPVTVLVLSLCTSELYDLADNVARQPIWYGVLVGFYTVAAYSSRVPRISVLMLAFAGTLLTAGSWDTLLRGTVQVVAAYAIGRAAATSRAHAAALEERAARLERERQMEAERAAERERARIARDMHDILAHAVSLMVVQAEAGPVVVRSNPARAEAAFDAIAAAGRDAMVQLRRLLGVLKEDEHPPRLPQPTLGDLPALAGQVHRTGLDVAFAETGEPRPIAPDSAVAAYRITQEALTNIVKHAGADRADIRLTWEDDNLVIDISDNGTGGDRALPSGGNGLIGIRERAAACGGDATAGPRQDGPGFLVSVRLPLAAS; this is encoded by the coding sequence GTGTCTGATTTGACGTTGGTCGACGTCGCTCGCCGGAGGCTCCAGGCGCTGCCGCAGCTGTGGGTGGACGGGGTGCTCGCCGGGCTGATCACCGTGATTCAGCTATGGCCACTGCTCTCGGCGCAGAGCGCCACCGGCCGGCCGTGGCACTGGTGGGCATATGTGGTCGCGGTCGGCGCCTCGCTTCCCCTGGCGTGGCGGCGGCGGGCGCCGGTGACTGTCCTGGTGCTCAGCCTGTGCACGAGCGAGCTCTACGATTTGGCCGACAACGTCGCCCGGCAGCCCATCTGGTACGGCGTCCTGGTCGGTTTCTACACGGTGGCCGCCTACAGCTCCCGGGTGCCGAGGATCTCCGTGCTCATGCTGGCCTTCGCCGGCACCCTGCTGACGGCCGGTTCGTGGGACACCTTGCTGCGTGGGACAGTGCAGGTCGTGGCCGCGTACGCCATCGGCCGGGCCGCCGCCACCTCCCGCGCCCACGCGGCCGCGCTCGAGGAACGCGCCGCCAGGCTGGAAAGGGAACGTCAGATGGAAGCCGAGCGCGCCGCCGAGCGCGAACGGGCCAGGATCGCCCGCGACATGCACGACATCCTGGCCCACGCGGTCAGCCTGATGGTGGTGCAGGCCGAGGCCGGGCCCGTGGTGGTGCGGAGCAACCCGGCCAGGGCGGAGGCCGCGTTCGACGCGATCGCGGCGGCCGGGCGCGACGCGATGGTGCAGTTGCGGCGCCTGCTGGGCGTCCTGAAGGAGGACGAGCACCCGCCGCGCCTGCCGCAACCCACGCTCGGCGACCTGCCCGCACTCGCCGGGCAGGTGCACCGCACGGGCCTTGACGTGGCCTTCGCCGAAACGGGCGAGCCGCGCCCGATCGCGCCCGACAGCGCGGTGGCCGCCTATCGCATCACGCAAGAGGCGCTCACCAACATCGTCAAACACGCCGGCGCGGACCGCGCCGACATCCGGCTCACCTGGGAGGACGACAACCTCGTGATCGACATCAGCGACAACGGCACCGGCGGGGACCGGGCGCTGCCCTCGGGCGGCAACGGGCTCATCGGCATCCGGGAGCGCGCCGCCGCCTGCGGGGGCGACGCCACGGCGGGGCCGCGCCAGGACGGTCCGGGCTTCCTGGTGTCGGTACGGCTGCCGCTGGCGGCGTCATGA
- a CDS encoding response regulator — translation MSVRVVVADDQELVRGGFAMILDAQPDIDVVAEAGDGAEAVAAVREHSPDVLLLDIRMPRMDGIEAARIVCAESGCRVLMLTTFDLDDYVFDALRAGASGFLLKDVRRDDLVNAVRVVAAGESLLAPAVTGKLIAEFAKRPAARPPAAAPEVLTARERETLLLIARGLSNAEIAQAMVVSEHTVKTHVSNVLSKLGLRDRVQAVIAAYESGLAVPGA, via the coding sequence ATGAGCGTGCGCGTCGTCGTCGCCGACGATCAGGAGCTGGTCAGGGGCGGGTTCGCCATGATCCTGGACGCCCAGCCGGACATCGACGTGGTGGCCGAGGCGGGCGACGGGGCAGAGGCGGTCGCCGCGGTCCGTGAGCACTCCCCCGACGTGCTGCTGCTCGACATCCGCATGCCCAGGATGGACGGCATCGAGGCCGCCAGGATCGTGTGCGCGGAAAGCGGGTGCCGGGTGTTGATGCTGACCACGTTCGACCTGGACGACTACGTGTTCGACGCGCTGCGGGCGGGAGCGAGCGGCTTCCTGCTCAAGGACGTGCGGCGCGACGACCTGGTGAACGCGGTCCGGGTGGTGGCGGCCGGCGAGTCGCTGCTCGCCCCCGCCGTCACCGGGAAGCTGATCGCCGAGTTCGCCAAGCGGCCGGCGGCCCGGCCTCCTGCGGCGGCGCCGGAGGTGCTGACGGCACGCGAACGCGAGACGCTGCTGCTGATCGCGCGCGGCCTGTCCAACGCGGAGATCGCCCAGGCCATGGTGGTCAGCGAGCACACGGTGAAGACGCACGTCAGCAACGTGCTGAGCAAGTTGGGGCTGAGGGATCGGGTGCAGGCCGTCATCGCCGCGTACGAGTCCGGGCTTGCCGTGCCGGGTGCGTAA
- a CDS encoding DUF3140 domain-containing protein: MTEGFDTDMLWDEFHRVVNMNSEELRAYLLADASDEDGFPPDPDMGIDTLGRGVLHVLSKRKGDLTKDDLDVMRQVVELVETMGDRTDDDSRRELMTVGHDPLRG; encoded by the coding sequence ATGACTGAAGGGTTTGACACGGACATGCTCTGGGACGAGTTCCATCGCGTGGTCAACATGAACTCCGAGGAACTGCGCGCGTACCTGCTGGCCGACGCCTCCGACGAGGATGGCTTCCCCCCGGACCCGGACATGGGCATCGACACGCTCGGGCGGGGCGTGCTGCACGTCCTGAGCAAACGCAAGGGCGACCTGACCAAGGACGACCTGGACGTGATGCGGCAGGTCGTCGAGCTCGTCGAGACCATGGGCGACAGGACGGACGACGACTCGCGGCGCGAGCTCATGACCGTCGGACACGATCCGCTGAGGGGATGA
- a CDS encoding nuclear transport factor 2 family protein: protein MVELRPWIEGYVRAWNSNDPDDISALFTDDAVYYTEPYSEPWRGREEIVANWLDRKDEPGEAAFEWHPVSVAEDVGVIQGVTTYPDKTYSNLWVIRFVPDGRCREFTEWWMRHDAR from the coding sequence GTGGTCGAGCTGCGCCCGTGGATCGAGGGGTACGTGCGGGCGTGGAACTCCAACGATCCCGACGACATCTCCGCCCTGTTCACCGATGACGCCGTCTACTACACCGAGCCGTACAGCGAGCCGTGGCGCGGGCGCGAGGAGATCGTCGCGAACTGGCTGGACCGGAAGGACGAACCAGGCGAGGCCGCGTTCGAGTGGCATCCTGTGTCCGTCGCGGAAGACGTCGGCGTCATTCAAGGGGTCACCACGTATCCCGACAAAACCTATAGCAATCTTTGGGTGATCCGGTTCGTGCCAGACGGGCGATGCCGGGAATTCACCGAATGGTGGATGAGACACGACGCCAGATGA
- a CDS encoding CGNR zinc finger domain-containing protein, translating into MDVSELPLVGGHPALDLVNTLERGVPAPGWKPRDYVSTPATLLLWARRAELITEAEATTVAEAWERDPDAAHAALAAGQDIRESLHLILLATAALDVAPIDVAASSAALDRLHCRWLAAAGRSRLTPDPRGASALRLVVGLVPASLVPDRAVDAALDLLRTADIGRVRRCPTESGGCGWIFLDRSRNASRRWCRMADCGTEVKARRLTERRRAARQATSAES; encoded by the coding sequence ATGGACGTGTCCGAGCTGCCGCTGGTGGGCGGCCATCCGGCCCTGGATCTGGTCAACACCCTGGAAAGGGGGGTCCCGGCCCCCGGCTGGAAGCCACGGGACTACGTGTCGACACCGGCCACGCTGCTGCTGTGGGCGCGCCGCGCCGAATTGATCACCGAGGCCGAGGCCACGACGGTCGCCGAGGCGTGGGAGCGCGACCCTGATGCGGCGCACGCCGCGCTGGCCGCCGGCCAGGACATCCGCGAGTCACTGCACCTGATTCTGCTCGCCACCGCCGCGCTGGATGTGGCGCCGATCGATGTCGCGGCCTCGAGCGCAGCGCTCGATCGGCTGCACTGCCGTTGGCTCGCCGCGGCGGGCCGCTCCAGGCTGACACCGGATCCGCGAGGGGCGTCCGCGCTCCGGCTGGTGGTCGGTCTCGTCCCCGCGTCCCTGGTGCCGGACCGCGCCGTGGACGCCGCCCTGGACCTGCTGCGCACGGCCGACATCGGGCGCGTGCGCCGCTGCCCGACCGAGAGCGGCGGCTGCGGCTGGATCTTCCTCGACCGCAGCCGCAACGCCTCGCGGAGATGGTGCCGGATGGCCGACTGCGGGACCGAGGTCAAGGCGCGCCGTCTCACCGAACGCCGGCGGGCTGCCCGGCAGGCGACGTCCGCCGAATCCTGA
- a CDS encoding MFS transporter, which translates to MDRRSTARSIGALAALSMSTFIYVTSETLPIGLLTLIATDLSTSPSAVGLLVTGYGLVVVITTVPLTRLTYRMPRRLLLTSLLAVFVVAGCLSAAATSYAVLLGARVIMAVSQAVFWAVVISTATGLFPPRVHGRVIAVVLAGGNLATVLGVPAGTWLGQQAGWRASFVALSAVGLLALVAIVLLLPATVAGRGPVTKGTAPDARAYWRLLAMSALVVAGTFTALTYVTPFLTEVSAFSAAAIGPLLLLRGIASVLGVAVSGHLVDRYAGAAIAVPVAAQAVALLGLYVLGSVPVAAAALVALSGMSFAALATALAGRVLQVAPGSVDLAGAGSSTAFNVGITAGALIGSGLLSGFGVRSTALVGGLLSLAGLALLISRPGGRSQRGGRGPRHRDRNAAGAYGSSP; encoded by the coding sequence ATGGACAGGCGTAGCACCGCACGGTCGATCGGCGCGCTGGCCGCGCTCTCGATGTCCACGTTCATCTACGTCACCAGTGAGACACTCCCCATCGGTCTGCTCACATTGATCGCGACGGATCTGTCGACCTCGCCTTCGGCCGTCGGCCTGCTGGTGACCGGCTACGGGCTCGTGGTCGTCATCACCACCGTCCCACTGACCCGGCTGACGTACCGGATGCCGCGCCGCCTCCTGCTGACGAGCCTGCTCGCCGTGTTCGTCGTGGCGGGCTGCCTTTCGGCCGCCGCGACGAGCTACGCGGTCCTTCTCGGCGCCCGGGTGATCATGGCGGTCAGCCAGGCGGTGTTCTGGGCCGTCGTCATCTCGACCGCAACCGGCCTGTTCCCGCCACGCGTACACGGCCGTGTGATCGCCGTGGTGTTGGCCGGCGGCAATCTCGCCACAGTGCTGGGCGTGCCTGCGGGGACATGGCTCGGCCAGCAGGCCGGCTGGCGGGCATCCTTCGTCGCGCTCAGCGCGGTCGGTTTGCTCGCCCTGGTGGCGATCGTGTTGCTGCTGCCGGCCACCGTGGCCGGGCGCGGCCCCGTGACCAAGGGGACCGCCCCTGACGCCCGCGCGTACTGGAGGCTGCTGGCGATGTCCGCCCTCGTGGTCGCCGGGACGTTCACTGCGCTCACCTACGTCACCCCGTTCCTGACCGAGGTGAGCGCCTTCTCCGCCGCAGCGATCGGGCCGCTGCTGCTGTTACGGGGCATCGCCTCGGTCCTGGGCGTCGCCGTCAGCGGGCACCTGGTCGACCGCTACGCCGGGGCGGCGATCGCCGTCCCCGTGGCGGCACAGGCCGTGGCGCTCCTCGGGCTGTACGTCCTCGGCAGCGTGCCGGTCGCAGCGGCCGCGCTGGTCGCGCTGTCCGGCATGTCCTTCGCCGCTCTGGCCACGGCCTTGGCCGGCCGGGTGCTGCAAGTCGCCCCCGGCAGTGTCGATCTCGCCGGGGCGGGCTCGTCGACCGCCTTCAACGTCGGGATCACCGCCGGGGCGCTCATCGGCAGCGGCCTGCTGTCCGGCTTCGGCGTACGCAGCACGGCACTCGTGGGAGGACTTCTCAGCCTGGCTGGGCTCGCCCTCCTGATCAGCCGCCCAGGCGGGCGTTCACAGCGCGGCGGGCGCGGGCCGCGGCATCGGGATCGCAATGCAGCTGGAGCGTATGGTTCATCGCCATGA
- a CDS encoding TetR/AcrR family transcriptional regulator: protein MSPRKSAAEALGTRSAILDRSVAVASLEGLEGLTIGRLAAELGMSKSGVLGHFGSKEALQLAVLDRAADVFRAEVWEPARPADPGLPRLRALCEAWISYLERGVFPGGCFFVAAAHEFDGREGPVRDAVEAQFDAWRGRLCKEARRAAAAGDLPAGTDAGQLAFELLGLIMAMNHTLQLHCDPDAAARARRAVNARLGG from the coding sequence ATGAGCCCGCGTAAGTCCGCCGCCGAAGCCCTCGGCACCCGTTCCGCCATCCTCGACCGCTCGGTCGCCGTCGCCTCCCTCGAAGGGCTCGAAGGGCTCACCATCGGCCGCCTCGCCGCCGAGCTGGGCATGAGCAAGTCCGGTGTGCTCGGGCATTTCGGCTCCAAAGAGGCGCTGCAGCTCGCCGTGCTCGACCGGGCGGCGGACGTCTTCCGCGCCGAGGTCTGGGAGCCCGCCCGGCCTGCCGATCCCGGCCTGCCCAGGCTACGCGCGCTCTGCGAGGCGTGGATCTCTTACCTGGAACGCGGGGTCTTCCCCGGCGGGTGTTTCTTCGTGGCGGCGGCGCACGAGTTCGACGGTCGTGAGGGGCCGGTCCGGGACGCGGTGGAGGCGCAGTTCGACGCCTGGCGCGGACGGCTGTGCAAGGAGGCGCGACGCGCCGCGGCGGCCGGTGACCTGCCGGCGGGCACGGACGCCGGCCAGCTGGCGTTCGAGCTGCTCGGCCTGATCATGGCGATGAACCATACGCTCCAGCTGCATTGCGATCCCGATGCCGCGGCCCGCGCCCGCCGCGCTGTGAACGCCCGCCTGGGCGGCTGA
- a CDS encoding beta-ketoacyl-ACP synthase III, with amino-acid sequence MSGSRLVATGHYQPAQVLKNDDLASMVDTSDEWIRQRVGIRTRHVAGPDESVADLAGHAAAKALAGSGLDPADIDLVLIATCTQTERAPNIASRVAARLGVPSAALMDVGVSCSGFTHALAVADHTIRAGAATNALVVGADKMTSVTDWTDRTTCVLTGDGAGAAVLSAAAEAEIGPVVWGSAPELGGAVRIEGTPTRFSQDGQTVYRWATTRLPEIARRACERGGVRPEDLAAVVLHQANLRIIEPIAKKLGAVNAVVARDVVESGNTSAASVPLALSKLLEQGVVRRGAPMLLFGFGGNLSYAGMVVRCP; translated from the coding sequence ATGAGTGGATCACGACTTGTCGCCACAGGTCACTACCAACCCGCCCAGGTCCTGAAAAATGATGATTTGGCGAGCATGGTGGACACCAGCGACGAGTGGATCAGGCAGCGGGTCGGCATCCGTACCCGTCATGTGGCCGGTCCCGACGAGAGCGTGGCGGACCTGGCCGGGCACGCCGCCGCGAAGGCCCTGGCCGGCAGCGGCCTCGACCCGGCCGACATCGACCTCGTCCTGATCGCCACCTGCACGCAGACCGAGCGCGCCCCGAACATCGCCTCCCGCGTCGCGGCCCGGCTCGGTGTGCCCTCCGCGGCCCTGATGGACGTCGGCGTCTCGTGCTCGGGCTTCACGCATGCCCTGGCCGTGGCCGACCACACGATCCGCGCCGGCGCGGCCACGAACGCGCTGGTCGTCGGCGCGGACAAGATGACGTCGGTCACCGACTGGACCGACCGGACCACGTGCGTGCTGACCGGCGACGGCGCCGGGGCCGCCGTGCTGAGCGCGGCGGCCGAGGCGGAGATCGGGCCCGTCGTGTGGGGGTCGGCGCCCGAGCTGGGCGGTGCCGTACGCATCGAGGGCACGCCTACGCGCTTCTCCCAGGACGGCCAAACCGTCTACCGGTGGGCCACCACCCGGCTGCCCGAGATCGCCCGGCGGGCCTGCGAGCGCGGCGGCGTGCGCCCCGAGGACCTGGCGGCCGTGGTGCTGCACCAGGCGAACCTGCGCATCATCGAGCCCATCGCCAAGAAACTCGGCGCGGTCAACGCGGTCGTCGCGCGTGACGTGGTGGAGTCGGGGAACACGTCGGCCGCGAGCGTTCCCCTTGCCCTGTCGAAGCTTCTGGAGCAGGGGGTGGTGCGGCGTGGGGCGCCGATGTTGCTCTTCGGCTTCGGGGGCAATCTGTCCTATGCGGGCATGGTGGTCCGCTGCCCCTGA
- a CDS encoding glycosyltransferase family 2 protein: MIDVVLPCLDEAEALPWVLERMPPGYRPIVVDNGSTDGSDRIAADHGALVVREPRRGFGAACHAGLLAATSEVVCFMDADASLDPGRLPLLTARLGEADLVLGRRVPAAAGAWPAHARLGNAVLARRLRRAAGVAVHDLGPMRACRRSALLALDLADRRFGYPLEMVLRAAAAGWRVTEVDVDYLPRAGRSKVTGTVRGTLRAIKDMRAVLSAHQGQRTTMPA; encoded by the coding sequence GTGATCGATGTCGTGTTGCCTTGCCTGGACGAGGCCGAGGCGTTGCCGTGGGTGCTGGAGCGCATGCCGCCCGGCTACCGGCCCATCGTGGTCGACAACGGATCCACCGACGGCTCTGACCGGATTGCCGCTGACCACGGAGCCCTGGTCGTACGAGAGCCGCGGCGCGGGTTCGGCGCCGCCTGCCACGCCGGCCTGCTGGCCGCCACCAGCGAGGTCGTCTGCTTCATGGACGCGGACGCGTCACTCGACCCGGGCCGGCTACCGCTCCTCACCGCGCGACTGGGCGAGGCGGACCTGGTGCTGGGCCGCCGGGTGCCCGCGGCGGCGGGAGCGTGGCCGGCCCATGCTCGACTCGGGAACGCCGTCCTGGCCCGCCGGCTGCGGCGCGCGGCGGGGGTGGCGGTCCACGATCTCGGACCCATGCGGGCCTGCCGCCGGTCGGCGCTGCTCGCCCTCGACCTGGCCGACCGGCGGTTCGGATACCCGCTGGAGATGGTGCTGCGGGCGGCGGCCGCCGGATGGCGGGTCACGGAGGTGGACGTGGACTACTTGCCGCGTGCCGGGCGCTCGAAGGTCACGGGCACCGTACGGGGGACACTGCGGGCGATCAAGGACATGCGCGCGGTGTTGTCCGCCCATCAGGGGCAGCGGACCACCATGCCCGCATAG
- a CDS encoding helix-turn-helix transcriptional regulator, with product MSEENWRELRDRRMAEPGAAESYEAARLAYELGRSVRVMREKRGWTQNDLAREAGMTQSAVARFEAGGTIPTLPVLERLARALDADVEVRLTPRAPPRDPAERHQSVSVGTGRAL from the coding sequence ATGAGCGAGGAGAACTGGCGGGAGCTCAGAGATCGTCGGATGGCCGAGCCCGGAGCCGCGGAGTCCTACGAGGCCGCTCGCTTGGCCTACGAGCTCGGGAGGTCTGTCAGAGTCATGCGCGAGAAGCGGGGCTGGACCCAGAACGACCTGGCGCGTGAGGCGGGAATGACCCAGTCCGCGGTGGCCAGGTTCGAGGCCGGCGGGACGATACCGACGTTGCCCGTTCTCGAGCGGCTGGCGCGTGCCCTGGACGCGGACGTCGAGGTCCGCCTGACGCCCCGCGCCCCGCCGCGTGACCCGGCGGAACGTCATCAGTCTGTAAGCGTTGGAACGGGACGGGCGCTCTAG
- a CDS encoding NAD-dependent epimerase/dehydratase family protein has translation MRVLLTGSSGFIGSHVAEALECEVVPADLRTGVDVRDGAALDRLLPGVDAVIHQAAKVGLGVDVADLPDYASVNAYGTATLLAAMARHGVGRLVLASSMVVYGEGAYDCPRHGRVRPGPRRLEDLAEGLFDPRCPLCGSVLSPSVIAEDAPLDPRNAYATTKLTQEHLAANWARETGGTAVALRYHNVYGPRMPRNTPYAGVASIFLSALLSGRPPQVFEDGGQRRDFVHVRDVARANVLALGAGTAGALTAYNIASGTPHTVGDLAAALAAHIGGPDPVTTGAYRLGDVRHIVASPARAVADLGFTAGISFEDGMKEFALR, from the coding sequence ATGCGCGTGCTCCTCACCGGCTCCTCCGGCTTCATCGGCAGCCACGTCGCCGAAGCGCTCGAGTGCGAGGTCGTCCCCGCCGACCTGCGTACGGGCGTGGACGTGCGGGACGGCGCGGCCCTGGACCGCCTGCTGCCCGGCGTCGACGCCGTGATCCACCAGGCCGCCAAGGTCGGACTCGGCGTCGACGTGGCCGATCTGCCCGACTATGCCTCGGTCAACGCCTACGGCACGGCGACCCTGCTGGCGGCCATGGCCAGGCACGGCGTCGGGCGGCTGGTGCTGGCCTCGTCCATGGTCGTCTACGGGGAAGGCGCCTACGACTGCCCCCGCCACGGTCGTGTCCGCCCGGGTCCGCGGCGGCTGGAGGACCTGGCGGAGGGCCTGTTCGACCCCCGCTGCCCGCTGTGCGGGAGTGTCCTGTCTCCTTCGGTCATCGCGGAGGACGCCCCGCTCGACCCCCGCAACGCCTACGCCACCACCAAGCTGACCCAAGAGCACCTGGCCGCGAACTGGGCCCGCGAAACCGGCGGCACGGCCGTGGCCCTGCGCTACCACAACGTCTACGGCCCTCGCATGCCCAGGAACACGCCGTATGCCGGGGTCGCGTCCATCTTCCTGTCGGCACTGCTGTCCGGGCGGCCGCCCCAGGTCTTCGAGGACGGAGGCCAGCGCCGCGACTTCGTCCACGTACGTGACGTGGCCAGGGCCAACGTGCTGGCGCTCGGGGCGGGGACGGCGGGGGCGCTGACGGCGTACAACATCGCCAGCGGCACCCCGCACACGGTCGGCGACCTGGCCGCGGCCCTCGCCGCCCACATCGGCGGCCCCGACCCGGTGACGACAGGCGCCTACCGTCTCGGCGACGTCCGCCATATCGTCGCCTCTCCTGCCCGGGCGGTCGCCGATCTGGGCTTCACGGCCGGGATCTCCTTCGAGGACGGCATGAAGGAATTCGCCCTTCGGTAG